A stretch of the Acyrthosiphon pisum isolate AL4f chromosome A2, pea_aphid_22Mar2018_4r6ur, whole genome shotgun sequence genome encodes the following:
- the LOC100159178 gene encoding lactase-phlorizin hydrolase isoform X2: MARGEVIQFPKDFKLGCGSGAYQIEGAWNQDNKSRSIWDHYFHTEKILVHNPEVIHSTFKKKHTSFHRGTDIHDEDPTRSFSYVNGDVACDSYNKLDVDVNNLIELGVNTYRFSISWPRVLPNGDDRFVNEPGVNYYKSLIQKLLNKNITPVVIMYHWDLPNILQNLGGWSNPNIVGYFENYANFLFKTFGSQVKLWITINEPRFVAIAYGTETFAPNIGEVFNGIADYMAIRNALLSHAAAYKLYKKKYFAEQQGEISLCFDTAAYFPVNPDSAEDKECVSKVFDFSLGVFTQPLKNGTFPQSLLDQVARTDKHENISLKRIVEFTESEKQDLIRSYDFIAFNYYNSNKVRPMTEAEFKAEKYLLNKDLGVKLSSNADNMDDTFKGFTQVVEWFVKNLDNPKLFVTENGIYEKPNVDESEKKIKYHRGILTEIHKALNKGVVIKGYCVWSFMDSLEWTSGYFKKLFGIYSVDFNDPERPRTKKPSFEFFRKVFTTRTLPPV, encoded by the exons ATGGCTCGTGGAGAAG taattCAGTTTCCTAAGGATTTTAAGCTTGGATGCGGATCTGGTGCCTATCAAATTGAAGGTGCATGGAATCAAGACA ACAAGAGTCGTAGTATCTGGGACCATTATTTCCATACTGAAAAAATCTTAGTTCACAATCCAGAAGTTATTCACTCGACTTTCAAGAAGAAACATACCAGTTTTCACAGAGGTACGGATATTCATGATGAAGATCCGACTCGTAGTTTCTCATATGTCAATGGAGATGTTGCCTGTGATTCGTATAATAAACTCGACGTAGATGTTAATAACTTGATCGAACTTGGA gtTAATACCTACCGGTTTTCCATAAGTTGGCCAAGAGTTTTGCCGAACGGTGATGATCGATTCGTAAATGAACCTGgagttaattattacaaatcgtTAATTCAAAaactgttgaataaaaatattacaccagtg GTAATAATGTACCACTGGGATCTACCAAACATTCTTCAGAACCTTGGTGGATGGTCGAACCCAAACATTGTTGGGTATTTCGAAAATTACGcaaattttcttttcaaaacaTTTGGCTCACAA gtcAAACTGTGGATTACAATCAATGAACCCAGATTCGTAGCTATTGCTTATGGTACTGAGACCTTTGCACCTAATATCGGTGAAGTATTCAACGGTATCGCCGACTACATGGCCATTCGTAATGCGTTGCTTTCCCACGCAGCAGCTTACAAGTTGTACAAGAAAAAGTACTTTGCAGAACAGCAGG GTGAGATCAGTTTGTGCTTTGACACAGCGGCGTATTTTCCAGTTAATCCGGATTCAGCTGAGGACAAAGAATGTGTTTCAAAAGTATTCGATTTTTCG CTTGGAGTATTCACTCAACCATTGAAAAACGGCACATTTCCACAATCGTTGCTAGATCAGGTCGCTAGAACGGACAAACACGAAAACATATCTTTAAAGCGTATCGTTGAATTTACCGAGAGCGAAAAACAAGATCTCatac GATCATATGATTTCATtgctttcaattattataattcaaacaaGGTAAGACCAATGACCGAAGCTGAATTCAAGGCTGagaaatatttactaaataaagaTTTGGGAGTAAAATTGTCCTCGAATGCAGACAACATGGATGAT acCTTCAAAGGATTTACTCAGGTGGTTGAATGGTTTGTGAAAAACTTAGATAATCCGAAATTGTTTGTTACTGAAAATGGCATTTATGAGAAACCAAATGTGGAcgaaagtgaaaaaaaaatcaaatatcatCGT gGTATTTTGACGGAAATTCACAAAGCCTTAAATAAAGGTGTTGTTATTAAAGGGTATTGCGTCTGGTCGTTTATGGATTCGTTGGAATGGACAAGtggatattttaa AAAATTGTTTGGTATATATAGCGTGGACTTCAACGACCCAGAAAGACCCCGTACCAAAAAGCCATCTTTTGAGTTCTTCCGAAAAGTTTTCACAACAAGAACCTTGCCACCTGTCTAA
- the LOC100159178 gene encoding lactase-phlorizin hydrolase isoform X1, which yields MIYKSNKLLHVLILIWTHILNVSESTVSFYNHKNVIQFPKDFKLGCGSGAYQIEGAWNQDNKSRSIWDHYFHTEKILVHNPEVIHSTFKKKHTSFHRGTDIHDEDPTRSFSYVNGDVACDSYNKLDVDVNNLIELGVNTYRFSISWPRVLPNGDDRFVNEPGVNYYKSLIQKLLNKNITPVVIMYHWDLPNILQNLGGWSNPNIVGYFENYANFLFKTFGSQVKLWITINEPRFVAIAYGTETFAPNIGEVFNGIADYMAIRNALLSHAAAYKLYKKKYFAEQQGEISLCFDTAAYFPVNPDSAEDKECVSKVFDFSLGVFTQPLKNGTFPQSLLDQVARTDKHENISLKRIVEFTESEKQDLIRSYDFIAFNYYNSNKVRPMTEAEFKAEKYLLNKDLGVKLSSNADNMDDTFKGFTQVVEWFVKNLDNPKLFVTENGIYEKPNVDESEKKIKYHRGILTEIHKALNKGVVIKGYCVWSFMDSLEWTSGYFKKLFGIYSVDFNDPERPRTKKPSFEFFRKVFTTRTLPPV from the exons taattCAGTTTCCTAAGGATTTTAAGCTTGGATGCGGATCTGGTGCCTATCAAATTGAAGGTGCATGGAATCAAGACA ACAAGAGTCGTAGTATCTGGGACCATTATTTCCATACTGAAAAAATCTTAGTTCACAATCCAGAAGTTATTCACTCGACTTTCAAGAAGAAACATACCAGTTTTCACAGAGGTACGGATATTCATGATGAAGATCCGACTCGTAGTTTCTCATATGTCAATGGAGATGTTGCCTGTGATTCGTATAATAAACTCGACGTAGATGTTAATAACTTGATCGAACTTGGA gtTAATACCTACCGGTTTTCCATAAGTTGGCCAAGAGTTTTGCCGAACGGTGATGATCGATTCGTAAATGAACCTGgagttaattattacaaatcgtTAATTCAAAaactgttgaataaaaatattacaccagtg GTAATAATGTACCACTGGGATCTACCAAACATTCTTCAGAACCTTGGTGGATGGTCGAACCCAAACATTGTTGGGTATTTCGAAAATTACGcaaattttcttttcaaaacaTTTGGCTCACAA gtcAAACTGTGGATTACAATCAATGAACCCAGATTCGTAGCTATTGCTTATGGTACTGAGACCTTTGCACCTAATATCGGTGAAGTATTCAACGGTATCGCCGACTACATGGCCATTCGTAATGCGTTGCTTTCCCACGCAGCAGCTTACAAGTTGTACAAGAAAAAGTACTTTGCAGAACAGCAGG GTGAGATCAGTTTGTGCTTTGACACAGCGGCGTATTTTCCAGTTAATCCGGATTCAGCTGAGGACAAAGAATGTGTTTCAAAAGTATTCGATTTTTCG CTTGGAGTATTCACTCAACCATTGAAAAACGGCACATTTCCACAATCGTTGCTAGATCAGGTCGCTAGAACGGACAAACACGAAAACATATCTTTAAAGCGTATCGTTGAATTTACCGAGAGCGAAAAACAAGATCTCatac GATCATATGATTTCATtgctttcaattattataattcaaacaaGGTAAGACCAATGACCGAAGCTGAATTCAAGGCTGagaaatatttactaaataaagaTTTGGGAGTAAAATTGTCCTCGAATGCAGACAACATGGATGAT acCTTCAAAGGATTTACTCAGGTGGTTGAATGGTTTGTGAAAAACTTAGATAATCCGAAATTGTTTGTTACTGAAAATGGCATTTATGAGAAACCAAATGTGGAcgaaagtgaaaaaaaaatcaaatatcatCGT gGTATTTTGACGGAAATTCACAAAGCCTTAAATAAAGGTGTTGTTATTAAAGGGTATTGCGTCTGGTCGTTTATGGATTCGTTGGAATGGACAAGtggatattttaa AAAATTGTTTGGTATATATAGCGTGGACTTCAACGACCCAGAAAGACCCCGTACCAAAAAGCCATCTTTTGAGTTCTTCCGAAAAGTTTTCACAACAAGAACCTTGCCACCTGTCTAA